From the Helicoverpa zea isolate HzStark_Cry1AcR chromosome 28, ilHelZeax1.1, whole genome shotgun sequence genome, one window contains:
- the LOC124643633 gene encoding uncharacterized protein LOC124643633 — MSFLKVCSLFLFLPAFVVCASDYNSYILKTPYNFKFKVNDVLNMDIAMLNIPPNVYYFSVNAGEKSVINKFEISRWDIWHIIIDKILTQSSYHSIQLLLYEKYDSNNTCTTVNIAQGQPKNSLRSISEQNETDDCLNDKHCTIAVDFRNSCSSK; from the exons ATGAGTTTTTTAAAAGTTTGTTCTCTTTTCTTGTTTCTCCCTGCATTTGTGGTTTGTGCTTCGGATTATA ATTCATATATTCTAAAAACTCCatacaatttcaaattcaaagtGAATGATGTACTGAACATGGATATTGCGATGCTCAATATACCGCCGAATGTGTATTACTTCTCTGTTAATGCTGGTGAAAAAA gCGTAATAAACAAATTTGAAATCTCACGATGGGATATATGGCATATTATAATCGATAAAATACTGACGCAGAGCTCATATCATTCTATTCAATTGCTACTGTATGAAAAGTACGACTCTAACAATACATGTACCACCGTGAACATAGCCCAAGGACAACCGAAAAATAGCTTGCGATCCA TTTCAGAACAAAATGAAACCGACGACTGTTTAAATGACAAACATTGTACGATTGCTGTGGATTTTCGAAATTCTTGTTCAAGTAAGTag